The Gossypium hirsutum isolate 1008001.06 chromosome D03, Gossypium_hirsutum_v2.1, whole genome shotgun sequence genomic interval TACTTTACTCTGAAGTATAGAATTTTTACCATGCAATGGTATTAAGTTATACATGATTGCTTGACTGACATGAATTCATGGGTGGACGTATTTGCTAAGTCCTTCTATTATATAGATaggatcaaattagtccctttactattaaatagatcaatttagtccttgtattatTAAAAGGAATCAAAAAAGGCCAAGTTATAATAGAGTTAACATATACAGTTTAAAAAATGACatgaaaattatattttccatttgtagTTCTTCTCCAAACAAAAGATTCAATTTATAGATCCATAAAAGCTTTGTTGAAATTggtcttatttgattctttttttacAGTACTGAgactaaattgattcatttaatgATAGAGGGACTAATCTAATTCGTTCCTTGTAATAGAGGGACTTGCTAGGTACTTTCATTTGTATTCTTGTGTTGATTGTCTTGCCAACTTTTTCTCTATACTACACGAGTTAGATAAGTGATTTAAGTACTTTGTGTTTCAGGGAGCAACGATAGTTGGTCTATCTGTTAGCATTTCTTTATCTCCAGATTATAAGCTGCCTCCGGCCGCTTTCGCACCGCCCCCTGTAAGTATCATGCTCTATTAATAGTTCAAATGCCGAACCAAAACCTTAAAACATTTTTCTCCACAGGCAACACAATAAAACTGCTGATTCGACTATTAGAAAAGCTGAGGATGTTGTTACCGGCATGCTTGCTAAGGGCTTCATCTTAGGCAAAGATACAATCAACAAGGCAAAAACCTTTGACGAGAAGCACCAATTAACATCAACAGCCTCAGCAAAAGTTGCATCTTTCGACAAGAAAATTGGGTTCACCGAGAAGATACAGGCCGGCACTACCGTTATTACCGACAAAGTAAAAGAAATGGATCAAAAGTTCCTCGTTTCGGAGAAAACAAAATCCGCATTTGCCACTGCTGAGCAAAAGGTCAGCGGTGCAGGATCCGCCATTATGAAGAACAAGTACATATCCGCCGGAGCTACATGGGTAACGGATGCTTTCAATAAGGTTGCAAAAGCAGCGGGAGACGTTGGCCAGAAGACAAAAGAAAAAGTGGGAGCTGCTGAAGAAGAACGAAAACGGAAAGTGGTTGATGACTTTGCGCAGATTCATTTATCCGAGTCCCCGAAAGATTCTGCCTCGAGTAAACAACCATCTAAGCCTGCACCTGCACAAGGTTTGATCCTTTGATTTGCTGCTTCCGTAAATAGTTGTGGAGGCCAAATTCTATACCTTAGCATTTCATATATTTACTTATCTTCTTGGCATCACATTGTTGTTGatgttttccttttattttttggtttttgggatttgttttgtttttattatggcAAATTTTCACCTTTTGATTGGATTTATATAATGTCACATTGTATGAATATTTGTATTCGTTTGTATTACGTGTATGCAAGTTAGTTTGAGTTGAGTTTGTTATTAGGTTTAATGTTTATTTGTtcggttaaaatatgctataagtccttgtacttttcaaattttcgaacgTGAAACAtttaatagtaaattttcttaaaatataatattttttatttcaaagaaaaaataaaatgttagtagccaatttttttggttaaatttgttaatgtgatattttaaaataaaaaaatccccgTTTAGTagttatgtaattaaaaaaaattgtgttgtaatggatttaaatttaacaaaatcatTTAAGGTTAGGGGTCTATTTTTTAGGTGaaataatttcatgttttgattatttgagcttgaattattttgaaatgctttttcgagtttaaatcatatcaaTCCAATTTAGTTTAGTGTTTAGATTAAATATATTCAAGTTCATgtttttttatacttaaattagtGTTGTTTGAATCATACTGAATTAGTTGGACTAGGAATCAATCGACTTATCGGACAAGTGAGAGGCGTAGAAATGATTGAGCCGCAAACCAATATGGACAAAGCTAAAAAAACCTATTGAACTGTTGTTGaacctttatatatataatttttaaaatatttttatttttgataatttgtttCCTTTGAACCACTCGAATTAATTGGATCGGTCGAACCGAAAATTGATGGTCTGATCGATTTGGTTCCACGTTGTTCAAATCAAGTCGCATATAATAGGTTAAATTCTAGttttaatccttgtacttttcaaaaattgtggatttagtccatgtacttttcaAATGTTGAAATTTCACTCCTAACCCCAATAGTAGCATTTAAATtcgtttggttaaattcaattactagttatGTACTATGCATACGATTGTAGATTTAGTCAATATTCTCCAATTGGATAACTTTAAGTCCCTATAttgtttgaaatttgaaattttggtcTTGGCACAAATTATTTTCGTTAACCTACTAATCGAATTTTTAAtgagtaatatgtggaaataacaaAGATGACATGACattacatatatgataatatgtttctggaaaaaaatttagaaattttagaacttaacttaatgaagttaataattattatttggaGAGGactgaaattttagaatttgaaaaatataagcattaaaaatgatcaaattaaagtatagggactaaatccataactttctCAAAGTATAGTGACTAATGGCAGAATTTAACCGAAAGAAAACTAAGGCCCAACCTTAACATTTTCGGCCCATTTTCCTTAAACCCCCAAAATTTTCAGCCATCGAACACGAAAACCTCCCTTAACCCCCCCACTCCCTAAACTCGGCCCCTCTTTTTGCAGTCACCGGTAATGGCTACGTTAATCCACCGTACACTATCCCATTCCCACAAAACCCTTCATCTCCGTTTCTTCTCTCAAGCCGCTCTTGCTTTAGACCAATCATCTTCACCATCTCCATTAACCTACCTTGAAGGGTTCCCCAAACCTGACCCTAAATACGCCGAGACTATTCTCGCCATTCCACGTTCTACCACCGGCAAAAACATCTCTGCCAAAGAAAGGAAAGTGGGTCGAGTCCCAAGCATCGTTTTCGAACAAGAAGATGGTCAACATGGAGGCAATAAGAGACTCATATCTGTTCAAACTAATCAGATCAGAAAACTGGTTAAGCATCTGGGTCAATCGTTTTTTCTCTCTAGGCTTTTTGATCTTGAAGTTCGATCGGAGTTTGGGAATGGTGATTTGATTGAAAAAGTTCGGGTTCTTCCTAGAATGGTAATGGCATTTTTgggttctttttattttcttctttaatcGGCTGTGTTTTCCAttgaatttgaatatgtatatataacttCGAATCGATTTTTTAGCTTCATTGGGATTTTTgggttctttttcttctttaatcGGCTGTATTTTCCATTGAATTTGAGTATGTATATATAACTTTGAATCGCCTTTTCAGCTTCATTGGGATTTTTGGGTATTTTCCCCTTTAATCGGCTGTATTTTCCATTgaatttgaatgtatatataaCTTTGAATCGATGTTTCAGCTTCATTTGCATGCGGGGACTGATGCACCTCTTAATGTAACCTTCATACGGGCACCTTCCAATGCTTTGCTGAAAGTGGATATTCCTCTTGTGTTTAGAGGAGAAGATGTATGCCCTGGAATAAGGAAAGGTAAAAATAATGCAATGAACTTCATTGGATTAGATCCTTGAATCTTAAATGTTTCGATTATGTGGACTGTAAATGTGAAATGTTAATTgcatttttttttggtatttgttTTCGCCTCTATCGACCAATTTTACTTAAATTGCTAAAAGTTTGGATTTAAGTGTATGTCCAAGTGCGAACTATGAGTGGCGAGATCGAAGGGCTTAGGTGTTAGTTTTTCATATTACCTCGGGTTTCTATTAGCCCTTTATGATAATGTATAGGtatattaaattgtaaacttcCCCTAGTACGTATGAGTAACGTTCATGTTAATTCTGATCATCCTATGTAAGGATGTTCAGTTAGACATTCGGAGATTGTTCAATGTGATAACTTGCTAGTATGTACGAGAAACGTTGCCTCACTCTTTAGTGGTGTTCTCAGTGCTCACACTATCGTGGTTAGTAGTTTTAGATGGAACGAGCGAGTGAAGCATTTTGTTTGATGTAAGCCATTAAATATTTGTCTCAAAATCTTATGTTGCCTTTAAGTAAATCCTTACTTCAAAGGTTAATATGTTTCAGATAATTTACTCTGTCCATATGAatcttattttggtaaaattatcatGGAGGCCATTGTACtgggagtcagattgcattttgcccacTTTagtaaaaaatggacaaattggtccctacacattagattaaagagcgaACTTATcctttttgtgaaaatttatatccatttatactattaaaaactatTCAATTACGTGTACCTCATGCTAACGTACAGTGACCAATTTTTAACCGTAGAAATGGatgcaaattttaataaaaagaccAATTTACCCTTTGATCGTtgattaatttgcccattttttgactAAAGAGAACAAtatgcaatctgactcctagtacagGAGCCTCTATAGTACTTTTACCATCTTATTTGTTGCATTCCCATATTGTTataactgatatatttctttcatgcatatattttaaatatttttcaggGTTGTTCTTGAATACTATCAAGAGAACCGTTAAGTTCCTATGCCCGCCAGACATTATTCCTCCATATATTGATGTTGATTTAAGCGAGTTGGATGGTGGTCAGAAGTTATTAGTAGGAGACCTCAAGGTTCATCCTGCTCTAAAGTTTCTTCGGTCGAAAGACGAGCCAGTTTGTAAGATTATGGGAGCTAGAGTTTCggaccaacaaaggaagaaataaGGACTTGGGTTCGGATTTTGGAAAGCctagtattaataatatttaccTCCGCTTTTTGAACTGGGCATTGAGTGAGCTTAAAATCAATGCTCTCATCTTTATCATTGTTAATGTCCCTTTGTAGCTTTTTAATACTAGTGGAGGACCAAGCATTGCAATGGAGTGACTTGAGGattgaaattttgcaaaaagtGAAATCCTTTTGCATTATATGCCCCTTtgaatttgttgtttttattcCATTTACTCAGGTAAGCACTTCCAATTGAACTGTAGTTCTTAGAAACGATGATTTAGGGTCTATTTATAAGGTACTTGAAATtggtgtttaaattttaaatgtgtactttattataaaattattgaagGTTCATGATAGATGTCGTGTCCATTGATATTGATTTGGAGATTGTCTCTTCTGTTTCTTAGTCTTCTCTCTAGTTTATTTTTATGGTCtttttgagtttgaagctttgGTTTTGGGTCGGTTTAGGTCATTTCGGGTTTGAGTTGAACGACGGAGTTTGGCACTTATTTAGCTTGCTCTTGTAATAACGGCAATCCGACGGTAGTCAGGGgtgaagttaaaaattttgtattaaaaatgtttaaattaaattattaatttttaaaagtgcttaaataagctttttttttcatttaattaaaggttaaaaggactaaattgaatcttttaattttaggaaAGGGTTATAAAGCAATTTTCTTATTGAGCCAAGGGAGCCGATGCCTGCCCTTGACCCAAGGCCTGGCCTTTATCTACGCCTTTGACGGTGGCCACCAATGTTGTCGTTGGTGCCAAACTTACATGTTACACTCATGCAGGTTTTGGGTCATTTTGGGTTGGAACAATTTCAGATTTGGATTATTTTAGGTTTGAGTTGTTTTGTTGATATTTAGATCATTTCGGGTTtacaatattcaaatttttagattccatttaaaattaataagTCTAGAAGAAAGCATTAGTCAAGATAATGATATATGACTA includes:
- the LOC107938558 gene encoding binding partner of ACD11 1 yields the protein MASIKTIKVSNISLEATERDIKEFFSFSGDIEYVEMQRGDEGSQIAYITFKDLQGAETAVLLSGATIVGLSVSISLSPDYKLPPAAFAPPPVSIMQHNKTADSTIRKAEDVVTGMLAKGFILGKDTINKAKTFDEKHQLTSTASAKVASFDKKIGFTEKIQAGTTVITDKVKEMDQKFLVSEKTKSAFATAEQKVSGAGSAIMKNKYISAGATWVTDAFNKVAKAAGDVGQKTKEKVGAAEEERKRKVVDDFAQIHLSESPKDSASSKQPSKPAPAQGLIL
- the LOC107938549 gene encoding 50S ribosomal protein L25, which translates into the protein MATLIHRTLSHSHKTLHLRFFSQAALALDQSSSPSPLTYLEGFPKPDPKYAETILAIPRSTTGKNISAKERKVGRVPSIVFEQEDGQHGGNKRLISVQTNQIRKLVKHLGQSFFLSRLFDLEVRSEFGNGDLIEKVRVLPRMLHLHAGTDAPLNVTFIRAPSNALLKVDIPLVFRGEDVCPGIRKGLFLNTIKRTVKFLCPPDIIPPYIDVDLSELDGGQKLLVGDLKVHPALKFLRSKDEPVCKIMGARVSDQQRKK